Within Sorangiineae bacterium MSr11367, the genomic segment ACGGGTCGAAGATCACCACGTTGGGACCGAAATCCGGCTGCCCCGGTGCCGGGCCCCCGACCTTGGTCAGGTTGAAGGCCTGCGCGCCGGAGCCATTGCAGGTCGCTTGCTGCAATTGCACGCTGTCGGCGGTGGACGCTCCCGGCACGTCGAGGCACTTGCCGCTATTGCGGTTGACGAAGTGGTAGGCGCCGCTGGACTCTTTGACCGGCTGCCATTGCTGGTTGTTTCCGTTGCTGTACGTCCACAATTGAATGGGCGCACCATCGGCCGTGGAGACATCGGTCACGTCCCATGCTTGCGCGGTGCTGTTTCCGCTGCCTACCTGGAAATAGCCGCCGCTCGTGGCCTGAAATAGCCACGACTGCGAAAGTGTACTGTTGCAGGAATACTGTTGCACCGCCGTGCCATTGGCCGTGCCGGCGCTTCGCGCGTCGACACACTTGCCATTGTTGACATTCGTGACGGTGTACGACGACCCGGAGGAGACGTCGTCCGCACTGGCCGGATGGGAAGTTCCCAACGTCACCGCGGTGGCGGCCATGGTGAGTGAGGTCACGCCTACGGTGCGAATTCGGGGGCGACGCCTGGATTTCACGAGTCCAGCATTCATGGGGGCCTCCTCAGGGGCGCAAAGGTGCGCGTTCATTAGGAATATTTCCTAACGAATTAATGATGACGCGTAACCTTATTCAAATCGCCGCAAAGGTCAACGGCGGGGTGAACAGGATGAGTCATCTTGTCCCACCCGCCATTGACGCAAAGCGCAATTTGAGAGAGCGCCCACATGCCGGAACGGGAAATCCGCGGGCTGGCGTGGTTGCGACAGCCGATGCGTTCCGCATTCAATGTGTGCGGCATGGATCACGGCGGCTCGCCCGGCTCGGGGTTGCCGCTCACCGTGGCATTCGTCGACGCGAGGACGCCGATCGCCAGCAAAGAAAAAGCAATTATCCAATATCGAAATAGCAATCACGAATGGTCTTCGTGCACCGCTCCGCCGTCCCTCGAGAATCGCAAGGACGGTCAAGCGGTGGGCCGGGGGCCGTCGTAGGCTCTTCTCCGTGAAGAACGTGAAGACAGAGACCCGATCTTTCTACCAAGCCGCGGTGGAGCGAACCGTGCTCCGCATCGCCGAAACCCTGGACGAAGCGCTCGATTTGGCGGCGCTCGCACGGGGGGCGGCGCTGTCACCGTTTCATTTTCACCGCATCTTTCGCGGCATGGTGGGCGAGACACCGCTCGAGATGCACCGCCGCCTGCGACTCGAGCGTGCCGCATGGCAGCTGCTCGAACGCGACACGGCCATCACGACGATCGCGTTCGAGGCCGGCTACGAAACGCACGAGGCGTTCACGCGCGCGTTTCGGCAGGCCTATGGCAATCCGCCCTCGGCGTTTCGGTTGAACGCAGCCGGCGTCCGTGCGGGATGCGAGCGCCCGCAGCAGATCGAGCTCGCCGCACGGTCCGGAGTCCACTTCCGTCACGAAGCCCCGACGCCATCCCTCGTTCGATTCCTCATAGGAGAAGCCATCATGAACGTCACCATCGAAGAAATGCCCGAATTCCGCCTTGCCACCGTCCGCCATGTCGGCCCGTACCACCGCATTTCCGAAGCGTTCGCGCGCCTCGGCGCGCTCGCGGGGCCGGCCGGTCTCTTTCAGGGGCCGCCCCCGAAGATGCTCGCCATCTACCACGACGACCCGGAAACGACGGCACCCGAGAACCTTCAATCCGACGCCGGTCTCACCGTCACCGCGGGCGTGCGCGTGCCCGATGGCACCGTCGAGATGACCATCCCTGCGGGGCGCTATGCCCATGCGACGCACGTCGGGCCCTACACGGAATTGGGCGATGCGTGGAACCGCTTGATGGGCGGCTGGCTCCCGCAAAGCGGCCACCGCGTGGGCGACGGGCCGACGTACGAGGTGTACCGCAACAACCCGACGAACGCGGCGCCGCACGAGCTCATCACCGATCTTTACCTGCCCGTGGCTTGAACTTAACACCTAGGCATTGACCTAAGTATCATCCCACCGCATAGTTAGGTTCATGCCTAACCATTGCGGAACAGCGCTTGGCTCTGGCGCCGCGTGAACGAGACCTAGCCATGAGCCAAACCATCGAGCTCGATCGCGTGTTTCACGCCCTGGCCGATCCGACACGGCGGGCGGTTCTTCAACGGCTGAGCGGCGGGGGCGCCGCCGTGAGTGAGCTGGCCGCGCCCTTCGAAATGGCGCTGCCATCCTTTCTTCAGCACCTCAAGGTGCTCGAAGGCTGCGGCTTGGTGCGCTCGCAGAAAAGCGGCAGAATCCGGACCTACGAGCTCTCGCCCGAGCCACTTCAGGCCGCCGAAGGGTGGATGGTGGACCAGCGCAAGCTGTGGGAGCGCCGCCTCAATCAGCTCGATCGGTACCTCGAAGAATTGAAGCCCCTCATGGATGCCAAACGAAAGAAGGAAAAGCGATGACGATCGACACCACGTTGGACCTGGTTCTGGAGCGAATGGTCGATGTACCGCCCGAGTTGGTGTGGATGGCCTGGACGCAGCCCGAGCACGTCAAAAAGTGGTTCACCCCCGCCCCCTGGACCACCATCGAGTGTGAAATCGATCTGCGTCCCGGCGGCCTTTTCCGCACCGTGATGAGTTCCCCCGAGGGTGAGAAACATCCGAACTTCGGCTGCTATTTGGATATTGTCCCGAATCGAAGGTTGGTGTGGACCGACGCCCTCGAAGCGGGATTCCGCCCCTCCCGGCACACGGCCCATCTCGGCTTTCGCTTCACCGCCGCGATCCTCCTCGAGCCGCATGGGGCGGGCACCAAGTACGTCGCCCACGTGATGCATAGCGACAAGGAGTACCGCGACAAACACGAGACCATGGGCTTCTTCGATGGCTGGGGCACCGCCACCGACCAACTCATGGCCCACGCGAGGACGTTACGCGTCTAGTATCCGGGCGATCAAAGGGCAGGGATGGCTCGAGGGCTTTGGTGCTTGCGCGCGCGCAGGAGCATGTGACCGAAGAATCCTTGCTCGAACACGAAGCGCAAATGCTCGCTTCCGGTGGTGAATTTGCGGAACGTGGACCTGCCCTCGCTCGTCTTCATGAGCGCATCTCGGACTTCGAGCGCACGTTGCTCCCAGCGGTCCATCGATGGTTTGACGTGCTCGGACAAATCGATGAGCTCCACCGTCCGAAAGCCGGCTTGATGGCAATGCATAGCGTACGTCCCGGGATTGCGCATGTGAATGCCCGGCCCCCAGGCAAACTTCATCGGGACCAGGCGCGGGCCGTTCATGAGCATGAATGCGATGTGGCCGGCGAGGTCCTTTCGCGCCACGGGATCGGTGATCACCAACCTGCCGCCGGGCTTGAGCACCCGTAGTGACTCCCGCATGAGCGCCAGCAGGTCGCGAACGTGGCACGCCGTTTCCATGATGAAGACCATGTCACACGACTCCGCGGGAAGGCCCGTGCGGAGGGCGTCGGCCACCACGAATTCGAAGGCGTCGCCCCGTCCGACCGCGTTTTTTCGGGCAAGCTCGATTCCCCGCGCGCTGGTGGAAATCCCGGTGACCCGACAACCGAACTTCTCGTGCAGGTAGATGGCGGCGCTGCCCGACCCGCACCCCACATCGAGGACATGCGAGTGTTTGCCCAACCCACAGCCGGCAACGGCGAAATCGACCATGCCGACGGTAGCCTTGGCCAGCGAATCATCCTGGTTGGCAAACAAGCCAAAGTGCATGTGGTCACCCATCACGAGATGGGTGGCATCGGTGGTGAGATCGTAATGTTTGGCAACGGCATCGACAGCATGCGTTCGGCCTTCGAATGTGCGTTCCTTGCTCATACATGCTCTTTGAAGCAGTGGACATGCCAACCGAAACGTGCACTCCGAATCCGGCGCGGTCGGCGCGTGGGCTTCAATTCGTGCATACGGTTCGTTCATACAATTTGAATCATCGAGGGCGGGCTCCGCCCATTTCCAAGGGCGCCAAGGGTTCGATTTCGACGGCTCGCCACGTGCTAGACCGCGCCACATCATGACAGGATACGTGTATCTGGGGCTTGCGATTGCGTGCGAGGTGGTCGCAACGTCGGCCTTGAAGGCTTCGGGCGAGTTCAAGCAAGTTGGACCTTCGCTCCTCGTTCTGTTTGGCTATGGGGGCGCGTTTTACTTCTTGTCCAAAACGCTGCAATCCATCCCCGTCGGAGTCGCCTATGCCATTTGGAGCGGGGTGGGAATCACGCTCGTGACCCTCATCGCCGCCATGCTGTACCGGCAAAAGCCCGACTTGCCCGCCATCATGGGCATGCTTCTCATCGTTGCAGGAGTGCTCGTCATTCAGCTCTTTTCGCGAAATGCCGGGCACTGATGGCGACGAGACGCTTGGCGGCCCCGATCCAATCCGCCTCGCGCGGTTCGCTCGCGTGGCTTCGCGCGGCGACGACACCCGATACGCCCAGCGGATAGGTGCGCGGGGCGACGCGTGAATTCCGCCGGATCCGCAGTTTGAGCTCGTAGGCAATTCCCAAGCGTCCCATCGAGCCGGAGGGCCTACGGAATTCCTCGCTGCCGGCAAGCCGTTGGACGCGCCCGTCGCCCGAGACCATCACCACGTCCTTGACGGTCTCCCGCACGTCGAAGCCGTGCGATGCGACGGTGGCGCGCAGTTCCTCGATGTCGACGCCGGCCCCTACGGTGATGGTGCCTTTTTCCTCGAAGCGATAGTGGCGGCACGAGGCCATCGAGATGTGCAGCTCGCCGGTCGGCGGACTCGAGGTGCCGTTCGTGGAGAGACCACATTCGTGGATTCGAATGGGAATACGATGCAGATTTGCCCATGCGACCGCCAAACGAAGGGCTCGAAGGTCCGTCGGTTCGACGGCATAGTCACCTGAAATGCTCCGTCGCGGGACCAGCGGGGAATCGCCCATGGGAACGTCGTCGACGTCGTGAGGCTCGAATGCCGCTTCCGAAATCGACTCGGCGCCGTAACCACGATTTCCGATTTCGCCGCGGTGTCGCCATCCCGACCACGCCGTCCGGGCATGCCGTGCAACGAGTCGTACGACGCCGGTCGCGTAGGCGATCATGTCTCCTCCATGAAGGCGAGTTGCTCGATCAAACGTGCCGCCATCTCGTCCGCGTCCCCGGACTCGACCGGGACCTCCGAGGGTGGAGCGTCGGTCGCCCATTCGAAGTCCAGCGGGATGAAATGCGTCATGAGTCGATCGGAGAGCTTTTCCAGGGTTGGGTAGTTGAAGACGAGCGTCGCGGGCAGGGCGATCCCAAGCCCTGATTGCAGCCGGTTCTTGAGCTGCAGCGAGGCGAGCGAGTCGATCCCCATCTCGGTGAACTCCTGTCGAGGATCCACGGCGTCCGGAGAAGCCAGGCCGCGCATCCAAGCGACGTGCTCGCGAACGTAGTCGAGGAGCATCGGTTTGCGCTGCGGCGGGGCCGACACCTCGAGCTTGGAGAGGAACGTGCCCCGCACCGGTGCTTCGTCGACCGATTTCGTGGGCGTGAGATCCGCGATGTAGGGCGCGGGCCGGTCCCCGCCGAAGGCGCGCCAATCGATGGGTGCCACGCCAATCTGCACCGCGCGGGTCGCCAGAAGAAACTCGAGCGCTCGCAGCCCTTGCTGCTGCGGGATGGCGCCGAATCCGCGGGTGCGCGCCTGCTCCGTCACCTCGACGCGCGCGCCTGCGGTGCCGGCCCACACGCCCCAGTTGATGCTCGTGGCGGGAAGGCCCATGGCGTGGCGGTGGTGGGCCAACGCGTCGAGGAAGGCTGCCCCCGCGCAGTGGTTCGCCTGCCCCGCAGAGCCGAGAAGAGAGGCCACCGACGAGAACATGACGAAGTGATCGAGCGCCAGCCCGCGCGTCGCAAGGTGCAGGTTCCACGCGCCCCGCACCTTGGCGCGCAAGACCGTGTCGAATCGCTCCCAGCTTTGCTGGCGCAACACGCCGTCGTCGATGACGCCGGCCGTGTGGAACACGCCCCCGAGCGGCGCGTGGTCGCGGACCATGGACCGAAGGAGCGCTTCGAGCGGCTCACGGTCGGCGATGTCGATGGCGTGATGGTCGATCCGAACGCCGAGTGCGCGCAGGACGTCGAGGCGCTCGGACGCGCGCGGGCCAGGTGAACTTCGGCCGACCAAGACGAGCTGGCGCGCACCACGAAGCGCGAGCAGGCCCGCGGTGAGGAGCCCAAGCCGGCCCAGTCCTCCGGCAATGAGGTAGCTCCGATCGGACCGAACGATCTCCACGGAGGGAAGGCGGTGCACTCGCGCCCTGCGCAATCGGGCGACGAAGCGATCGCCACGGAACGCGACTTGATCGTCGGCCGAGGCGACGCGGCCGAGGACTTCGTTCACCAGGGAGGTGATCTGTCCCTTCTCGGTGTCCTTCGGATCGAGGTCGATGCATCGGCAGTCGATCTCGGACAGCTCGAGGGTGAGTGCCCTCGCCATGCCCCACAGCGGTGCCTGGGCGATGCCATCGAGCGGCGCAGCGTCGGGCCCCACGGACTGCGCGCCGCGCGTCACGAGCCACAAGCCGCCGGAGTAGCCGCGCCCGAGCAAGTACTGAATGAGTCGCAGCGCATCCCCCGTACCAACCGCGGTCGCTTGGTACAAGCCTTCCGCGTCGAGGGGTCCGCCATCGTCGAGCCCGCGCAGGTACACCACGTCCGAGATGCTGCTGGGTAGGTCGAGCGCACGGAGCCCCTCCCAGGTCACCAGGTGGCACGGGCGGCCCGCTGTTTCCAACGCACGCGCAAGCCGCTCGCCCATCCCGCGCCGGTCGGCGACGACGACGCACGCGCCCTCGGTGTGTGCCAACGGAGCGGTGAGCGCGAGCGGCTCCCACGCGCGCTCGTAGAGCCAGTCGTCGAACGAAGGCCCCGCGTTCAAGGCGCCGGGGTCGGTGCGCTGGAGCTCGAGTCCGTTCACGCTTGCGCGCAGGACGCCGTCCGCCCCGAAGATGTCCACGTCGGCGCGTAAGAGCTTTCTCGAAGGGTCCACGGGACGGACCGTGGCGTGGCTCCATCCGCCGCCATCGAGGGCGCCCCACGAGGCGAAGCTCTCGATGCGAACCGGCACGTAGAGATCGGCCAGCCCGGCATTGGGGTAGGCGGCACCAACGACCTGGAGAAAGGTGTCGAGCAAGGCGGGGTGCGCGACGTAGTGCTCGTTCACCTCGAGGGAGGCGGGCCGTTCGATGCGACCGAGAACCTCGTCCCCGTCGTGGAGCAATTCGGCGATCCCTCGGAACGAAGGA encodes:
- a CDS encoding metalloregulator ArsR/SmtB family transcription factor, with amino-acid sequence MSQTIELDRVFHALADPTRRAVLQRLSGGGAAVSELAAPFEMALPSFLQHLKVLEGCGLVRSQKSGRIRTYELSPEPLQAAEGWMVDQRKLWERRLNQLDRYLEELKPLMDAKRKKEKR
- a CDS encoding AraC family transcriptional regulator; the encoded protein is MKTETRSFYQAAVERTVLRIAETLDEALDLAALARGAALSPFHFHRIFRGMVGETPLEMHRRLRLERAAWQLLERDTAITTIAFEAGYETHEAFTRAFRQAYGNPPSAFRLNAAGVRAGCERPQQIELAARSGVHFRHEAPTPSLVRFLIGEAIMNVTIEEMPEFRLATVRHVGPYHRISEAFARLGALAGPAGLFQGPPPKMLAIYHDDPETTAPENLQSDAGLTVTAGVRVPDGTVEMTIPAGRYAHATHVGPYTELGDAWNRLMGGWLPQSGHRVGDGPTYEVYRNNPTNAAPHELITDLYLPVA
- a CDS encoding SMR family transporter translates to MTGYVYLGLAIACEVVATSALKASGEFKQVGPSLLVLFGYGGAFYFLSKTLQSIPVGVAYAIWSGVGITLVTLIAAMLYRQKPDLPAIMGMLLIVAGVLVIQLFSRNAGH
- a CDS encoding FAD-binding protein, producing MIAYATGVVRLVARHARTAWSGWRHRGEIGNRGYGAESISEAAFEPHDVDDVPMGDSPLVPRRSISGDYAVEPTDLRALRLAVAWANLHRIPIRIHECGLSTNGTSSPPTGELHISMASCRHYRFEEKGTITVGAGVDIEELRATVASHGFDVRETVKDVVMVSGDGRVQRLAGSEEFRRPSGSMGRLGIAYELKLRIRRNSRVAPRTYPLGVSGVVAARSHASEPREADWIGAAKRLVAISARHFAKRAE
- a CDS encoding methyltransferase domain-containing protein, with product MSKERTFEGRTHAVDAVAKHYDLTTDATHLVMGDHMHFGLFANQDDSLAKATVGMVDFAVAGCGLGKHSHVLDVGCGSGSAAIYLHEKFGCRVTGISTSARGIELARKNAVGRGDAFEFVVADALRTGLPAESCDMVFIMETACHVRDLLALMRESLRVLKPGGRLVITDPVARKDLAGHIAFMLMNGPRLVPMKFAWGPGIHMRNPGTYAMHCHQAGFRTVELIDLSEHVKPSMDRWEQRALEVRDALMKTSEGRSTFRKFTTGSEHLRFVFEQGFFGHMLLRARKHQSPRAIPAL
- a CDS encoding SRPBCC family protein — its product is MTIDTTLDLVLERMVDVPPELVWMAWTQPEHVKKWFTPAPWTTIECEIDLRPGGLFRTVMSSPEGEKHPNFGCYLDIVPNRRLVWTDALEAGFRPSRHTAHLGFRFTAAILLEPHGAGTKYVAHVMHSDKEYRDKHETMGFFDGWGTATDQLMAHARTLRV